The Bacteriovorax sp. PP10 nucleotide sequence GCGGCCGCTGATACAGTTCTTGGGGCAATGGGAAAATTGCAGTATCAAGTGACTGATTTAAAATCCAAAGGTCAGTGGGATAAAAACGTAAATGATATTTCTTATGGAGCAGGTAATGTTGAGATCAACACAAAGCTGCGCTTAAAAGATACGGGAAGTAATTTTGTTGAATTGAAAGCTCCGGCGACAGTGACAACAACATACACTCTTACATTGCCAGCTAATGACGGAAACGTTAATCAAGTTTTAAGAACTGATGGAGCTGGTGTACTAACTTGGGTAGACGTGACAGATGCTTCTGTGCAAGCTTTTGCAAAAGCAGCTCTTCCAACATGTGCCGGCGGTGAAGTTTTAAAATCAAATGGAACAAGTTTTTCTTGTGTGGCCGATAACGCTGGCGCAGGAGCATTTAGTGGAACTGCTAGTAAAGCTGTTGTAACAAATGTTGGCGGAACATTAGATGTAAGTGCCACAACTTCAACAGAGCTTGGATATGTGAGTGGTGTGACTAGTTCTATTCAAACTCAATTAAATAATAAAGAAGCAGCGATCACCGCAGGAACTGCACTTCAGTACTTAAATGGACTAAAGAATTTTGTTACTTTAGATACACTTGCTGTTCCTGAAAATACCAGATTATATTTTACTGAATCAAGAGTTCTTTCAACAGACCTGAGTGGATTTGTGGCCAGCAATTCTGCCATCACCGCGGCCGACTCAGTTTTATCTGGATTTGAAAAATCTCAAGGACAAATTACCAATTTAAATAATGTAAAGGCCAACGTCGCTGGGGATACTTTCACAGGTGATGTAACTTTTAATACTCAAGTCAGATTAAAGGATGGAGCAGCAGGAGCGTACGTGACGCTAAAAGCTCCAGCAACAGGTACCGTTTCACATACACTGACTCTTCCTGGAACAGTCGGAACCAACGGACAAGTTTTAAGCATGACGGGAACAGCAGGTGTTCTGGCATGGACAACTCCATCAAGTTCATCTGCGCCGAATGGAGCTGCCGGTGGAGATTTAAGTGGATCTTATCCGAATCCAACAATAACCGGTTTAGATGCAACGAAGCTTGCAACTGGATTGGTAGATAATACTGAATTAAATTATCTCGATGGTGTGACGTCATCAATTCAAACTCAATTGACTGGTAAACAATCATCAGATGCAACTCTTACAGCTCTAGCTGGATTTAATACCAACGGTATCATGGTTCAAACGGCAGCAGATACATTTGTTGGAAGAAGTATTGCTGGAACGGCCAATAGAGTTGCCGTGACAAATGGAGATGGAGTTGCTGGAAATCCGACTGTAAATATTTCAACGACACTACTGCCTTCACCAGTTGTCGGTGATGTCGGGAAATTTTTAAAAGTAACAGCGGCCGATACGTCGGTGTGGACGGCACTTGGTTTATCAGACATTACGACAGCACTGGGATTTACTCCAGTCAGTAAAGCGGGTGATTCACTAACAAGCGGTACATTTACTTTTAGTGGTGCTGCTCTTTTAAGAACACTGGATCCTGTAGGCCCTACCGATGTGGCCAATAAACAATACGTCGATAGCTATGGGCAATGGTCTAAGACCGGAAGTGATCTTTATCGATTGACTGGTAACGTGGGAATTGGAACAGCAACTCCTGGAGTCGCTCTGGATGTTGTAGGTACAACAAGCACAACTAAATTACTGGCAGGTGATGGAGCTTTTAATGCACCTTCAATTACATTTGCAAGTAATCCTAATACAGGTTTATCTACCGACGGAAATTTAAGATTTTCAGTGTCTGGTGGATTAAAGATGATACTAACTGGTTCGGCCCTTGATTTCAATGCAGGTGGTGCAGGACCAAAAATACAACAGACAGGCGGAAATGCGGCCTTGCCTTCTTATGCATTTAACTCTGACGCTGATACCGGAATGTTTAATCCAAATTCTAGTGGTGGAAGTAATGAGCTTGGATTTTCAACGGCAGGTGTAGAGAGAATTCGTATCGACCCTACAGGACTGGTTGGAGTTGGAACAACTACACCAAAATCTAAATTAGACGTTAATGGAGCAGTTCGTGTGGGTGTTGATGCAACAGCATGTTCGGCAACGATTGCAGGAGCGATGAGATTTAACACTCCCAACGTAGAGTTTTGTAACGGAACTGCCTGGGCAGCATTTGGAACGAGTGGAGCAGCTGTTGCATCTTCTCAAATTACAGATGGAACGATTACCGATGCAGATGTAAATGCAGGTGCGAACATTACAGCAACTAAATTAGGAACTGGTGCAGTTGATAATACAGAATTTAATTATCTCGATGGTGTGACGTCATCAATTCAAACTCAGTTGACTGGTAAACAAGCATCTGATGCTACTCTTACAGCACTTGCAGCTTACAACACGAACGGAATTTTAGTTCAAACAGCTGCTGATACTTTTGTTGGTAGAAGTATTGCGGGTACAGCAAATAGAGTTGCTGTGACAAATGGTGATGGAATTTCTGGTAACCCAACAATTAACGTTTCAACAACGCTTCTTCCATCTCCTGTTGTAGGAGATGTTGGTAAATATTTAAAAGCGACAGCGGCCGATACATCAGTATGGACGGCCCTTTCATCTTCAGACATCACAACTGCTTTAGGATTTACTCCTATAAATAAAGCAGGTGACTCACTAACAACAGGAACGATTACTTTAAGTGGTTCGGCCGTTTTAAGATCTCCTGATCCAGTTGGATTAACGGATGTGGCAAACAAGCAGTACGTTGATAGTTATGGGCAATGGACAAAAAGTGGAAGTGATATTTATCGCTCTGGTGGGAAAGTCGCTATCGGTACAACAACACCAGTTGGAACACTTAGTGTTGAGGCGACACTACCTTCCATTCAGATGAAAAAGTCCGGGGCCGCTGCAATTGATACAATCAACTTTGTTAACGATATGGATGCAACTGGAATTTTTTGGATATCAAAAGGTGCAGCAGTCACTGTTCCTACAAGTCCTAATAAACTTATCTCTATTACTAATGAAGGTAACGTTGAAATTTATGGGCAGCAAACCAATGCCACAACAGATGCTTCCGGTGTTTTAGCTCTTAAGACTCAGGCATCTGGAGATGGTGGAACTAAAAATGAAGTATCTATGGAGTTCTATGCTGACCGCACGAACTTAAATACAATGTCTGGTTATCTTGGATTTGAAGGTGGAACCGCATTCGATATGTCTTTAGTAAATACAAAAACCGGCAATTTAATTTTTGGTACTGACAATGCAGAAAAAATGAGAATTTCATCTACTGGATTCGTTGGTATTGGATCAAATAATCCAACATCTAATTTGTATCTTATTAGAACAGCGGCCACAACTCCTCTTGCTACGTTTAATGATAATACAGCTGCAAATAATTTTAGTGATGTTGAAGTTGAAGCTTTTCGACCAGGTGTCATTCTACGAGATAAATCAACTTCTGCTGATGATTTCAGAATTGGTGCAGACGAAGGTAAACTTACTTTCTCAGCAGACTTAAATGATGATGCTTCCAAGGGGGCTGATTCAAATTACAATGATTCGACCATGATGACGATTATGTCATCTGGAAATGTGGGAATTGGTACAAATGTACCTGCAGCGACTTTACATGTTCAGGGTACATACCAATACAATGAAGGTGGCTCTAGTTATTCTGGTTGGGGAGCTTCGGGGCCAAGTAATGCTCTGTCAGTTAATGACTTAGACTACAATAGGGCCGCTGGAAATTCGATCTACAGGATTAATAATCATACAGGTATTTCAATGTCTGCCCACACATCTTATGGTGGGATTCGTTTTTACAATCAAGGGTACGATGCAGGACAGACTAACCCTTATCTAACAACCTTGCTGAGTCCGCCGTCACTGGTTATGGCGCTGACAAATGGAAGAGCAGGAGTAGGGACAACTGCACCTTTAGCAAAATTACAAGTTAATGGGACTACAACTGCTGTTGGGTTTGAGGGAGTTGGAATGGCCATACAGGATACACAAACTGTTGATGGTGGATGGGCCCGTGGATTGGGAATAGGGATGAATAATAAAAACTTTGCAAGGATAGGAGTTTTAGGTGGCCGAACTTCTGGCGTAGATTCATTAGGCTATCTTTATTTCAGCGTTGATGAAAATACCGTTTCCCCATGGACAGCAAATGCGATGGTTATTAAAGCTAATGGGTTCGTCGGTATTGGGACTACTTCTCCTGATGATAGATTTGTCGTTAATAATGGATCAACTATCGGGCGCTATACAGCTGCAGGCTGGACTCATTCATCAGATGTCAGGCTTAAGCATGATATAAAAACATTAGATAATTCACTTGAAAAAATTCTTAAACTTCGTGGTGTGAATTATGTATTAAATGCTGATCCTGAAAAATCAAAGCAAATCGGATTTATCGCACAGGAAGTTGAACCACTATTTCCTGAAGTCGTTAAAACTGATAAAGATGGATATAAGTCCATGGTTTATTCAAACTTAATTGCTCCTTTAGTAGAAGCATTTAAAGATCTTTATAAAAAGATAACAGAGTCCTTTATTAAAACTGAAAACAACACCAGAGCAATCGCTTCAATAGATCTAAAAGTTAAAAAATTAGAAGAAGAAAATGCAGTGAAGGCAAAAGAAATGGCAGCGTTAAAAAAAGAAAATGCGGCCCTTAAAAATGACTTGCAAGAAATTAAAAAACATCTAAAAATGAAGTAGAGTGATCATATCACTTCGCTTTTTTATCTATAATTTTTTTATCTAATATTGCATGTAAATGCTCTTTCATTTCCAGCTCATTATCTCGATTTTTTATTCTCACTTTCTGAATAATCTTACGATCTTTTTTTCCTTTTTTCATTTGACCTCCACTTAGGTAATTGCATCTCATATGCCAGCATATTTGGGACAATTTGACTCAAAAAGACCGCTTTTTCATTGGTATTTACCTTGCAGTCTAAAATGCAGGCGGGAACTTTTCACTTCTGCCAGGGAGTTACTTATGAAAATGCTACTACTATTCTTGAGTCTTGCAATGTTGTATTCCGCTGCTCAAGCACCATTCAGAATTAAAACAGCAACTATTTATCAAGGAAATGTCATTGATGTTCTAGATCCGAGCAGACCTAGAATCGCTTAAATATAGTTGATCTTTAACATTCAAGAGGAGTATATGAAAAACCTATTCATCTTAGTTCTCGCAACCTTTCAACTGAACGCATTCGCGGCTTTCCAGGAAAACCTTCTGGATGATTTGGACCCGAGGTCCCCGGATATTGAAGAAAGGTTACAAGAGTTTGATGAAGCGTATTTCAAGATGACTGGAAAATCTCCTTTTGTTGAATCAACCGAAAAAGGCGATTGTTATAGAAATGCTTGCCCGATATGGGCGAGAGTCAATCTTGCCGAACAATTCATGTATATTTATATTGATGGAGAGTTGAAATATCTCTGGCTCACATCAACCGGAAAACCTGGCTACAGAACCCCTTATCTTGACGAAAATCCCAACGGAAGAATTTATGATCGCTACACATCAACTGCTTATCCAGGAGGCGACTACAACGGACTAGGTAATATGCCTTATGCCGTCTTCATTAGAGGTGGTTACGCCATCCATGGAACCGGTCAATCAAACTGGCCTAATCTCGGTAAAACAGCTTCACATGGCTGTATTAGACTTCATCCAGATAATGCTTTTATATTTAATAGATTTGTAAGAGCTGTTGGTGTCGCCCAAGCTTGGGTGAGTGTCGAATAATATACTAGGGCCGTCTAAACTTTGGACGGCCATCCAATCTAATTAGCTAAAATCAAAAGATACTTTCTTGGTCTCATACTTGCTCTCTTAGTCTCTAATATATGAGGCACAAGTTTATGAGAAGAATAAATTCTTTATTTTTGATGATGGCGATTTTCGCATTATCTACTCAACAGGTTTTTGCCTGGGGTAGTACAGGGCATGCGTCTATTCCAAAACCAACTCAAGCTCAAATTGATGCTCAAATCAAACAAACAATCACGGATTCAGAAGGTAATACATTTAAAGTCGCGCTAATTGAGTACAAGAATCAGAATGATGAAATGGAAGTACGTATAGAAGCATCTGCGATACCACGCTTTGCTTCGAAAATAAATCCACTACTTGGTTTTGGTCGTGACTTAGATGGGAACGGAAAAATTGATATTTGGTTTTTAGTCACTCAAAACGGACTGGACCTGGTTGAGAAAGAAGGAAAAGATTCGAAAGGTAGAGATGTCCTTGGCGACATCTTAGTTGAAAAATACCGTTCAACTTTTTTCATGTACGTAAACGCTGCTACGACAAGTATCTTTAGTTATCTACTAATGTCATTCGACGCGAGTATTACTTCTTACGAAGACTACTACCGCGATTGGATGGACTTAGAACAAGTACGTCTTACATTTGAAAAAGATCAAAAGAATTTAGGTTCAACATACACACGTGATCAAATCGCTTTTCAATACGAACTAAGAGAGATTGGATTAAAAGAAATGAACGATCGCATGGCCCGCTTTGAAAAAGCAACATTTTGGGGATACGCCCTTGCTGATCTTGGTTTATGGGTTACTGGCGGAATCATCTTTAAGTGGGGAGCAAAAATCCTCGCAAAGATCGGAGCTGTAACTTCGGAAACTGCTTTTGCTACTGCAGTAAAAGACTCATTCTTTGGTTTTTTTGAAAAACAAAAGGCAGCAGTGGAGAGTCGTTTAGTTGCTTTAAAGGGCAAAATACCAAAACCTAGAACACGCAAAGAAATTGCTGCGGAAATGTCTGCTGTTACACTTACAAAAGAAACATATAAACAAGCTATAACAAGCACGATTAAAGCTCAGCAGTCGAAAAGTAGACTTCATGCTGCTTTAAAGAAAGTTTTAAAAATACCAAAAGATGTATTCCTTGGTGCAAAATCTGAATGGCAATACATTGCCTTGAACTCAGGTGTGCAAATATTATCAGAAGGTGTTGCTAGATATGACGACATCTATGATGCAAACCCTGCTGTTATGGCAGAAAATCTGTTAACGAATCCTGAAGTTATCGAGAACGTTGGCTTCATGTCAGCTGATACGATTTTAATGACAGGTGTATCGAAAAGTTTAAAGACAACAAAAGCAAGATTCATGGCCAGTGGAGCGATTGCTTTAACAAATTCTTCTATTATGAACTTTGCAATTAAAGACAGCGCGGACTTAACTCGTGTTGCTTTTGATACAGGCTGGGAAACAATTATTGGTAACGGTCAGGTTCAGCTTGATTTAAAAGCGCTGGAGTATTTTGAAAAGATGGCGCAGAAAAAAGGAAATCCTAAGATTAAGTTAGTTGGATACGTGATTGCTCTTGTTGATATGGGAGTAGGGTATGTGACTTATTCGAAAGCGACGACGAAGCTTGATGAGTATGAAGCGAAGAAGCAAGCTGAGAAAGATAAAGAAAAGAATGAACCTAAAATTATGTTAGTTCCGGTATTGGCGGAACAATAGATTTCTTAATGGAGAGGGCCCTAACCCTCTCCATTTTTATTTTAACCCGGTTTTTTTACTAAGTGATACTTTATTTAAAACTTCCAATTTCCTTCAATCATTGCCGGCATAAAGTAAAACGCTCCGATGAATGAATTTTTATCTTTGAAATACGTTCCAAAACATAATTTTTTAGAAAGATTTTCGTCGATGATAATTAAGGGCTCATCATATGAAAAATCATAAGCTGGTTTAAAACTATTAAAAGAATTAACAGTAAATTCTTTTGTCGTTAAAATATATTCTTTGATTTTAGCATCATCTAATTCTAAATTCTTAATTATCAGACCTTCGTTTTTTCTCTCAGTTTTTTTCTTTCTGTAATCTCTTACTAAGGCACAAAATAATGCTTTTATTCCCTGGTTGGATTTGAGCATTTCGGGGGTCGTCTTCTTTAAATACTTTGCTACAAGATAATCTTCATCTTTAACTAAAGGCTTAATTTCAAAGTATTCTTGAAATTTTGTAGCAG carries:
- a CDS encoding tail fiber domain-containing protein, whose translation is MKRCFLFLLTLLSLVSCIAEKGEIAINIKRKATAGSSPSSITSASVSSVQVINNQLVINGAGLSDVSSVVVNGNALNENFSIETKTATTIIANSIRAFNFDVSKVFNLILSDASASATFSIDFSLCNATLNGKGFNCATPVSDKDVLSYDAVSGKWKPRPASGLNYLGTFDASSNPASGPAIGTSGAYYVISDDGLIGAVSFSAGDWLVSNGSAWQKIDNSTAVLSVFGRSGAITAQEGDYNLNLLTDVNIPTTPATGKVLKFDGTHWVAGDDLSGGGAGSVTTSAIADGSVTDAKIVTVAASKITGAISSAQIADGSIVNADINAAAAIDYSKLNIPAASIPYAKLNIADGDIPAAKISGLTSATSVLATTIVDADSTHAPDGNAVFDALGLKLNLTGGTLSIGTISGVPTPTNSDDVANKGYTDTRDALKLTKAGDTMSGVLTLDSDLKIKGGSNYVTVKGHATSTAYDLVLPANKGTSGYVLSTDGNGNTSWVDVTSAVTSLDTDDVAEASRLYFTEARVLGTDLAGLNTGVGGAIAAADTVLGAMGKLQYQVTDLKSKGQWDKNVNDISYGAGNVEINTKLRLKDTGSNFVELKAPATVTTTYTLTLPANDGNVNQVLRTDGAGVLTWVDVTDASVQAFAKAALPTCAGGEVLKSNGTSFSCVADNAGAGAFSGTASKAVVTNVGGTLDVSATTSTELGYVSGVTSSIQTQLNNKEAAITAGTALQYLNGLKNFVTLDTLAVPENTRLYFTESRVLSTDLSGFVASNSAITAADSVLSGFEKSQGQITNLNNVKANVAGDTFTGDVTFNTQVRLKDGAAGAYVTLKAPATGTVSHTLTLPGTVGTNGQVLSMTGTAGVLAWTTPSSSSAPNGAAGGDLSGSYPNPTITGLDATKLATGLVDNTELNYLDGVTSSIQTQLTGKQSSDATLTALAGFNTNGIMVQTAADTFVGRSIAGTANRVAVTNGDGVAGNPTVNISTTLLPSPVVGDVGKFLKVTAADTSVWTALGLSDITTALGFTPVSKAGDSLTSGTFTFSGAALLRTLDPVGPTDVANKQYVDSYGQWSKTGSDLYRLTGNVGIGTATPGVALDVVGTTSTTKLLAGDGAFNAPSITFASNPNTGLSTDGNLRFSVSGGLKMILTGSALDFNAGGAGPKIQQTGGNAALPSYAFNSDADTGMFNPNSSGGSNELGFSTAGVERIRIDPTGLVGVGTTTPKSKLDVNGAVRVGVDATACSATIAGAMRFNTPNVEFCNGTAWAAFGTSGAAVASSQITDGTITDADVNAGANITATKLGTGAVDNTEFNYLDGVTSSIQTQLTGKQASDATLTALAAYNTNGILVQTAADTFVGRSIAGTANRVAVTNGDGISGNPTINVSTTLLPSPVVGDVGKYLKATAADTSVWTALSSSDITTALGFTPINKAGDSLTTGTITLSGSAVLRSPDPVGLTDVANKQYVDSYGQWTKSGSDIYRSGGKVAIGTTTPVGTLSVEATLPSIQMKKSGAAAIDTINFVNDMDATGIFWISKGAAVTVPTSPNKLISITNEGNVEIYGQQTNATTDASGVLALKTQASGDGGTKNEVSMEFYADRTNLNTMSGYLGFEGGTAFDMSLVNTKTGNLIFGTDNAEKMRISSTGFVGIGSNNPTSNLYLIRTAATTPLATFNDNTAANNFSDVEVEAFRPGVILRDKSTSADDFRIGADEGKLTFSADLNDDASKGADSNYNDSTMMTIMSSGNVGIGTNVPAATLHVQGTYQYNEGGSSYSGWGASGPSNALSVNDLDYNRAAGNSIYRINNHTGISMSAHTSYGGIRFYNQGYDAGQTNPYLTTLLSPPSLVMALTNGRAGVGTTAPLAKLQVNGTTTAVGFEGVGMAIQDTQTVDGGWARGLGIGMNNKNFARIGVLGGRTSGVDSLGYLYFSVDENTVSPWTANAMVIKANGFVGIGTTSPDDRFVVNNGSTIGRYTAAGWTHSSDVRLKHDIKTLDNSLEKILKLRGVNYVLNADPEKSKQIGFIAQEVEPLFPEVVKTDKDGYKSMVYSNLIAPLVEAFKDLYKKITESFIKTENNTRAIASIDLKVKKLEEENAVKAKEMAALKKENAALKNDLQEIKKHLKMK
- a CDS encoding L,D-transpeptidase — translated: MKNLFILVLATFQLNAFAAFQENLLDDLDPRSPDIEERLQEFDEAYFKMTGKSPFVESTEKGDCYRNACPIWARVNLAEQFMYIYIDGELKYLWLTSTGKPGYRTPYLDENPNGRIYDRYTSTAYPGGDYNGLGNMPYAVFIRGGYAIHGTGQSNWPNLGKTASHGCIRLHPDNAFIFNRFVRAVGVAQAWVSVE